The DNA region ACGCCGAGACAGACGACGCCGAGCCCCCGCGTCGCCCAGACCCACCACTCGGAGACGGGGGCGTCGCTGCCGTATTCACCACGACGACGGCGCTGGCCCGTGCCACTTAGTACTGACAGTTTGAGCGCCGCGCGGGGTGCCACAAGCAGGAAGACCCCCAACAGGACGCCCAGTCCGACCGCGAGCCACTGTCGAACGTCGACCATCTACGAGCGGAGCCGCTCGATGCGTTTCTCCGTCGGCGGATGGGTCGAAACTATCTTCGAGAGGAAGCTGTCCGAATCCCCGAAGATACAGAGCGCGCTCACCTGACTGTCAACGGCGGACTCACGAGACCGCTGGTGCCCGCCGGATATCTTCTCTAAGGCGCGGGCGAGCGGGTCGCCACCGCCGATGGCCTCCTTGGCGTCGGCGTCGGCGACGTACTCCCGGTACCGCGAGATGGCGAGCACGAACAGCATCACGAAGAACTGGACGATGTTCCCGACGATGATGGCCAGGAAGAAGTCGGCGATGTCGTTGTCACCGGTGGCGAAGACGACCATCTGGGCGGCGATACCGACGATGGAGGCGATGCCCTGGCCGATGACCATCGTGACCACGTCGCGGTTGGCGATGTGGGCCAGTTCGTGTGCGAGGACGCCCTCGAGTTCGTCGTCGTCGAGGAGCGCCATCAGTTCCGTGGAGACGACGACGACACCGGCGCCCTTGCGACCGACGGCGAAGGCGTTCGGCACGCCCATCCGGGCCACTTTCAGTTTCGGCTTCTCGATGCCCATATCACGGGAGAGCTGGCGCACCTGCTGATGAATCTGGGGGTACTGGTCCTCAGAGAGGTCCTCGGCCCCCACGCTTCGCAGCGCCGCCCACTTGCCGACCTTGTACTGAAACCCAACCAGCAGCACACTTCCAGCGATTGCTATCGGCCAGATAGACGTACCGTACGCGACCATCGCGAACGCGACGACCACGAGGTAGAACCCTGCGAGGATGGCGCCGACGACTGCCATCCGTATCTTCAGGCCAATGTGTTTCATATGGGGAGTAGTTGGAAACTGAGACATATAAACCCGTTCGAACAGGATGAACTGAAACCTTGGCCCAGCGACCGCTCCGGGCGTACGCGACTGTGAGGACGTCTACGGGCCGGCAGCACCGCCCGCTGGACGTGAGTGGCGTCTCAGTCGTCGGCAGTCGGAACGGTCTCGGGTGCAGGTTCCTCGTCGCCGACAGCGTCCATACCGACGGTGTCCGCGTAGTAGACGGCGAGGGTGGCGGCCGCTGAGAGTGACAGGGACTGGGCAATGGCCGTCTCACTGTCCGGACCCTCACCGGGGTGGTGGCCGACACCGAGCCCTTCGGAGCGCAGCTCCCGGTGTGTGAGCGACGTGAGACGCCGTTCTCGACACGCGGCTGTGAGGATACCGGGCTCGGGATAGGTGGTGGTGACCGTGTAGCCGTGGAAGACCCGGTCCGCCGAGATAATGGCCCGGACCGCTATCTCGTGGGTCGCCCCGTCACCGCCGGCCGTCAGCACGAGTTCCGGGAGCGAATCGAATCGGTGCGTGACCTCCGGCAGCGTGGGATACGTAATCTCTAGGTCCCACGCGGAGGGGATGTTACCGATGACGTCGAGGAGAATGCGCTGGTCGGTGGTTGGTGTATTGTCTGTCATAAGGACAGCAGCCTGAGGCTCTGTACCGGTCAAAGAGTGACCGGTGAATCTAAACATTTCGAAGTCCGCGCAGAGACGACACATCCGTCCCACCGTCGGCCCTCGGCGGCGTCGGCTATTCGCGCCACCTCGTCGGACATCCGTGAGCCGACCCTGCTACCCGTGACCTGGCGGCCCCCGCCCCAACTGGTATTGGCCAGACCCGTCAGTACGGACGTATGAAGCAACGTCAGAAACACAAGCTCGCGGACACCGCCCAGCAGATAGTGGGGGGGTTTCTGCTCGCCGGGCCGTTCGTCGTCACGCAAGAAGTCTGGCTGCTCGCACAGAACATGACGATGTTCCACAGCGTCTTCCTCGTCGGGGCCATCATGGCCATCGGCTACGGCGGCCTCTACGGCGCCGACAACGACCGTGACCCCAGGACGGAGGCCGCCTTTTTCGGTATACCGGTCCGATTTATCTCGGTGATGTTCGTCGCCTTCGGCTCCGTGGGTACACTGGCCTTTGCCATCACGGCCCCGGACCTGTTCCTCGAAGAGCTCCCCCCACGGACGACGTTACTGGTGACCTTCCGGGCACTCAGCGTGGCCGCGGTCTTCTCCGTCGTCGGTGCGGTGACGACGGACAGCCTGTTCTAGTCGCCCCGAAGTACGTCGAGAGTCTGGTCGTCGACGTACTGGCCCTCGCGGCCCGCGGTGTAGGCCTTGGCGATAGCGATCGCGCGGCCGGTCTCGGAGTCGCCGAGGGTGGGGGTCAGCTCGGACTGCAGTAGCTCCGTCGTCCAGGCGCAATCCTCGTATTCGATGTCACCGCGGACGAGCGCCATACAGAGCGAGACGACGATGCCATGCATCGCCGACGTGACGTATTCGGTCTCGGCGCCGGCGACGGCCGCCAGCCGGTCGACCTCCACCTGCGTCTGCCCGATGGTCGCGGCGAACAACACCGCGCCCGCGCCCAGTTCCGCGGCGGTGAACTCATCGACGTCACCGTCGAAGCGATCCAGCGAGCGGAGGCTCTCAGAGAGGACAGCCTCCGAGAGCCCCAGCTCCGCCACCACGTCCTCGACGATGTCCTCGGGGTCGCGCCGCGGGATATCCGCGTCGACGGCCTCGTCGAGAGTGTCGAGCCACTGTGCGATGACGCGTGGTTCGAACGAGCGCAGCCCCGCCACCTCGACGATGTCGGCGTCCCCGCCGCTCATCCGTGCAGCGGCGACCACCGTCGTGGCCGCGAGCTCGGCTGCGTCCTCCACGTCAGCGCCTTCGACGGCGTCACTGACCATCCCGCGAGCGAGCAGTCGGGTCGAGGA from Haloarcula salinisoli includes:
- a CDS encoding M48 family metallopeptidase — its product is MAVVGAILAGFYLVVVAFAMVAYGTSIWPIAIAGSVLLVGFQYKVGKWAALRSVGAEDLSEDQYPQIHQQVRQLSRDMGIEKPKLKVARMGVPNAFAVGRKGAGVVVVSTELMALLDDDELEGVLAHELAHIANRDVVTMVIGQGIASIVGIAAQMVVFATGDNDIADFFLAIIVGNIVQFFVMLFVLAISRYREYVADADAKEAIGGGDPLARALEKISGGHQRSRESAVDSQVSALCIFGDSDSFLSKIVSTHPPTEKRIERLRS
- a CDS encoding DUF2391 family protein; protein product: MKQRQKHKLADTAQQIVGGFLLAGPFVVTQEVWLLAQNMTMFHSVFLVGAIMAIGYGGLYGADNDRDPRTEAAFFGIPVRFISVMFVAFGSVGTLAFAITAPDLFLEELPPRTTLLVTFRALSVAAVFSVVGAVTTDSLF